A stretch of the Lolium perenne isolate Kyuss_39 chromosome 3, Kyuss_2.0, whole genome shotgun sequence genome encodes the following:
- the LOC139837999 gene encoding uncharacterized protein yields MIKDLLRIGSQFVGYREYANRAEEKLAEANERADALSRKLEQSEAARKKADLAASKAKTEADEAKAKAAGVEELQKKLKDATAALDEHKAAQASREEGILKRLKTQSRRTFVQTNQDFDLTNPVDDPVLDALSYLELHGSEIREGVSNANAVLSALFPYFFPKKEEPATFLNLAKMFNTPEDLGLKMRQENMKVAVENTVALVSTSLF; encoded by the exons atgatcaaggatcttctccgcatcggttcccaatttgttgggtaccgtgaatatgctaatagagccgaag agaaacttgcagaggctaacgaacgcgccgacgcactttctcgaaaacttgagcaaagtgaggcggctcgcaagaaagcggacctcgctgctagcaaagccaagaccgaagctgatgaagccaaggcgaaagctgctggtgtcgaggaactgcagaaaaagcttaaggatgctacagctgctttagatgagcacaaagctgcgcaagcttctcgtgaagaaggaatcctcaagcgcctgaagactcagagtcgccgtactttcg tccaaacaaaccaggattttgacctgacgaatcctgtcgatgatccggtccttgacgcactttcctatctggagcttcatgggtccgagattcgtgaaggtgtatcgaatgctaatgcagtattgtcggcattgttcccctacttcttcccaaagaaggaggagcctgcgactttcctcaaccttgccaagatgttcaatacaccggaagaccttggactgaagatgcgccaagagaatatgaaggttgccgttgaaaacactgtcgccttg gtttccacttctttgttctgA